From a single Paraburkholderia edwinii genomic region:
- a CDS encoding acetamidase/formamidase family protein: MEPLRFTTESYPQAGRLRAWRDALDGIGLRSSVAGAPQAARALHGIIESRTSIGGFALSVLTSVAQTLELKTSAADSLQIVLAVDGAATLVADGRREPVAVHDIVYLPPREQASLVFATDFRVFVVRVPRVAVGARLFASSSIRAGRIAADAGIGHVFSAFLASIAESVDTLSVGELRPLELALAEFLVACLAGRQREASINGLSTSQAAIFARVCRTIDERLGDPAISLAAIAQEERVSSRYLQKLFEMIGQNFSAYLRQRRLERCRAELVDPLYDKMSISDICFRWGFNDPAHFSRAFREQYQMSPRAFRHGAGLELARHLVQRMSRGVPLNAESLLVHAPPASGVRAASLTTMASDVDGGADTIVARPPAKLPIGSGKGGSRRAARPRHHLLRATANTVHWGYFSHDLKAVLEVDSGDTVTIETLTQHASDDWARMVAGDPGAESVFHWTAERKNVNRRGAGPIDASIYGRGAGEGFGVHICTGPVAVRGAEPGDVLEVKILDVHPRRCANPHFAGRTFGSNAAAWWGFHYRELLTEPKPREVITIYELDADLPEHGSSFARAVYNYRWTPQRDPFGVVHPTIDYPGVPVDHSTVVENHDVLKNVRIPVRPHFGLIAVAPQQDGLIDSIPPSAFGGNLDNWRVARGASVYLTVGVAGALLSVGDPHASQGDSELCGTAIECSLTGDFQLILHKKATLAGKPFADLTYPLVETADEWVLHGFSHPNYLTEFGSHAQSKVYEKSTLDLAMRDAFIKTRRFLMTTKGLSEDEAISLMSVAVDFGVTQVVDGNWGVHAIIRKALFTDGS; the protein is encoded by the coding sequence TTGGAACCGCTGCGCTTCACGACCGAATCCTATCCACAAGCCGGGCGGTTGCGCGCATGGCGCGACGCGCTCGACGGAATCGGTCTGCGCAGCAGCGTCGCCGGCGCGCCGCAAGCGGCTCGCGCGCTGCACGGCATCATCGAATCGCGGACATCGATCGGCGGCTTCGCGCTCAGCGTGCTGACGTCGGTTGCGCAAACACTCGAACTGAAGACGTCCGCCGCCGATAGCCTGCAGATCGTGCTTGCCGTCGACGGCGCCGCGACGCTTGTCGCTGATGGCCGGCGCGAACCGGTTGCGGTGCACGACATCGTTTATCTGCCGCCGCGCGAACAGGCGTCGCTCGTGTTTGCGACGGACTTTCGCGTGTTCGTCGTGCGTGTGCCGCGCGTAGCGGTCGGCGCGCGTCTGTTTGCATCGTCATCGATACGCGCCGGCAGAATTGCCGCCGACGCGGGAATCGGGCACGTGTTTTCGGCGTTTCTCGCGTCGATTGCGGAAAGCGTCGATACGCTGTCGGTCGGCGAGTTGCGGCCCCTCGAACTGGCGCTTGCCGAGTTCCTCGTAGCGTGTCTCGCCGGGCGTCAACGCGAAGCGAGCATCAACGGCCTGAGCACATCGCAGGCGGCGATCTTTGCGCGCGTGTGCCGTACGATCGACGAACGCCTTGGCGATCCGGCGATCAGCCTTGCCGCGATCGCGCAGGAGGAGCGCGTTTCGTCGCGCTATCTGCAGAAGCTGTTCGAGATGATCGGCCAGAATTTTTCCGCTTATTTGCGCCAGCGGCGCCTCGAGCGCTGCCGCGCGGAACTCGTCGACCCGCTCTACGACAAGATGTCGATCTCCGACATCTGCTTTCGCTGGGGCTTTAACGATCCCGCGCACTTTAGCCGCGCGTTTCGCGAGCAGTATCAGATGTCGCCGCGTGCCTTTCGTCACGGAGCGGGTCTCGAGCTTGCGCGGCATCTCGTGCAGCGCATGTCGCGAGGCGTGCCGCTCAATGCGGAATCATTGCTTGTGCATGCGCCACCCGCGAGTGGAGTGCGTGCGGCATCTTTAACAACAATGGCAAGCGATGTCGATGGCGGCGCGGATACGATCGTCGCGCGTCCGCCGGCGAAATTGCCCATCGGCAGCGGCAAGGGCGGCAGCCGCCGGGCGGCGAGACCGCGCCACCATTTGTTGCGCGCCACCGCGAATACGGTGCATTGGGGTTACTTTTCGCACGACCTGAAGGCCGTGCTCGAAGTCGACAGCGGCGATACCGTCACGATCGAGACGCTGACGCAGCATGCGTCGGACGACTGGGCACGCATGGTAGCCGGCGACCCGGGCGCCGAAAGCGTGTTTCACTGGACTGCCGAGCGCAAGAACGTCAATCGGCGCGGCGCGGGACCGATCGATGCGTCGATCTATGGACGTGGCGCAGGCGAAGGCTTCGGCGTGCATATCTGCACCGGGCCGGTCGCGGTGCGCGGCGCGGAGCCGGGCGATGTGCTCGAAGTGAAAATTCTCGATGTGCATCCACGCCGCTGCGCGAACCCGCATTTCGCGGGCCGGACATTCGGCAGCAATGCCGCCGCATGGTGGGGCTTTCACTATCGCGAACTGCTGACCGAGCCGAAGCCGCGTGAAGTCATCACGATTTACGAACTCGATGCCGATCTGCCGGAGCATGGTTCGTCGTTTGCGCGCGCCGTCTACAACTACCGGTGGACGCCGCAGCGCGATCCGTTCGGCGTCGTGCATCCGACCATCGACTATCCGGGCGTGCCGGTCGATCATTCGACGGTTGTCGAAAATCATGACGTACTGAAGAACGTGCGAATCCCTGTGCGGCCGCACTTCGGGCTGATCGCGGTCGCACCGCAGCAGGACGGCTTGATCGATTCGATTCCGCCGTCCGCGTTCGGCGGCAATCTCGACAACTGGCGCGTTGCGCGCGGCGCGAGCGTTTATCTGACGGTGGGTGTGGCAGGCGCGCTGCTGTCGGTCGGCGATCCGCATGCGTCGCAGGGCGATTCGGAACTGTGCGGGACGGCGATCGAATGCTCGCTGACAGGCGACTTCCAGTTGATCCTGCACAAGAAGGCGACGCTTGCCGGAAAGCCGTTTGCCGATCTCACCTATCCGCTCGTCGAAACGGCCGATGAATGGGTGCTGCATGGATTCAGTCATCCGAACTACCTGACCGAATTCGGTTCTCATGCGCAAAGCAAGGTCTATGAGAAATCGACGCTCGATCTCGCCATGCGCGATGCGTTTATCAAAACCCGTCGTTTTCTGATGACCACCAAAGGGCTTAGCGAAGACGAGGCGATCTCGCTGATGTCGGTGGCGGTGGATTTCGGCGTGACGCAGGTGGTGGATGGCAATTGGGGCGTGCACGCCATCATTCGCAAGGCTTTGTTTACCGACGGATCCTAG
- a CDS encoding amino acid ABC transporter permease/ATP-binding protein, with translation MDLFLHYLSLPYLLHGIGFTIAVTVLGLAGGLLVGLVLAAMQLSKVGPLAAIARGYTVIFRGTPLILQLVFAYDALPHIGLKLSALGAAGLALAANEGPFIAEILRAGVLGVDRGQLLAGQALGMTPAVLMRRVISPQAIRTIVPALGNESVSALKNSSLASVIAVDELTLRSTQLASSTFDFFSIFFASGLMYLLLTGAIALIQLFAESALDLDRAPSERFTRFLPWRRRSADADDADVQANAVGNGGAAADAALQSAASASTSASAALSSPEPLRAAVASPADRAKRYAQLAQRPAAVRVTGLHKRYGKQTVLDRFDLTVQAGEVIALLGPSGSGKSTLLRCINHLEQWDAGQIHVGGRRLGYREDGRPMRARDIANERASVGVGMVFQQFNLFSHLSARENIAGPLRWVHRMQAAEADRRAGELLERVGLSHRADALPRHLSGGQQQRVAIARALAPSPRVLLLDEPTSALDPELVGEVLDVIQRLAFEEGLTMIISTHQLRFADQVADRVVFMSGGNVVEQGPAHELLRHPQHPLTTKFLSVMGADTGFELATRSETI, from the coding sequence ATGGATCTGTTTCTGCACTATTTGAGCTTGCCGTATCTGTTGCACGGGATCGGCTTCACGATCGCCGTGACCGTGCTCGGGCTTGCCGGCGGACTGCTGGTGGGCCTCGTGCTTGCGGCGATGCAGTTGAGCAAGGTGGGCCCGCTCGCGGCGATCGCGCGCGGTTATACGGTGATTTTCCGCGGCACGCCGCTGATCCTGCAACTCGTGTTCGCCTACGACGCGCTGCCGCACATCGGGCTCAAGCTGAGCGCGCTGGGCGCCGCGGGGCTTGCGCTCGCGGCGAACGAAGGGCCGTTTATCGCGGAGATCCTGCGCGCGGGCGTGCTCGGCGTCGACCGCGGACAACTGCTGGCCGGGCAGGCGCTCGGCATGACGCCGGCCGTGCTGATGCGACGCGTCATCTCGCCGCAAGCCATCCGCACGATCGTGCCGGCGCTGGGCAACGAGTCCGTGAGCGCATTGAAGAACTCGTCGCTTGCGTCGGTGATTGCAGTCGACGAACTGACGCTGCGCAGTACGCAGCTTGCGTCTTCGACGTTCGATTTCTTTTCGATCTTCTTTGCGTCCGGTTTGATGTATCTGCTATTGACCGGCGCGATTGCGCTGATTCAGCTGTTCGCCGAATCAGCGCTGGATCTGGACCGCGCTCCTTCAGAGCGGTTTACGCGGTTTTTGCCGTGGCGTCGCCGTAGCGCAGACGCCGATGATGCTGACGTGCAGGCGAATGCAGTGGGTAACGGCGGCGCAGCAGCGGATGCCGCGTTGCAATCCGCGGCGTCTGCGTCCACATCCGCATCCGCCGCGCTGTCCTCGCCGGAACCGTTGCGCGCAGCCGTTGCGTCGCCGGCGGATCGCGCAAAGCGCTACGCACAACTCGCGCAGCGTCCCGCGGCGGTCCGTGTAACGGGTCTGCACAAGCGCTACGGCAAGCAGACCGTGCTCGACCGCTTCGATCTGACCGTGCAAGCGGGCGAGGTCATCGCGCTGCTGGGCCCGAGCGGCTCGGGCAAGAGCACGCTGCTGCGCTGTATCAACCATCTCGAGCAATGGGATGCGGGGCAGATTCACGTGGGCGGGCGCAGGCTCGGCTATCGCGAAGACGGCCGGCCGATGCGCGCACGCGATATTGCCAACGAACGCGCGAGCGTCGGCGTCGGTATGGTGTTCCAGCAGTTCAACCTGTTCAGCCATCTGAGCGCGCGCGAAAACATCGCCGGTCCGTTGCGCTGGGTGCATCGGATGCAGGCCGCCGAGGCCGACCGCCGTGCGGGCGAACTGCTCGAACGCGTCGGCCTGAGCCATCGCGCCGATGCCCTGCCGCGCCATCTGTCGGGCGGCCAGCAGCAGCGTGTCGCGATTGCGCGCGCGTTGGCGCCGAGTCCGCGTGTGCTGCTGCTCGACGAGCCGACCTCCGCGCTCGACCCCGAACTGGTCGGCGAAGTGCTCGACGTGATCCAGCGGCTCGCGTTCGAGGAAGGACTGACGATGATCATTTCCACGCATCAGCTGCGCTTTGCCGATCAGGTTGCCGATCGCGTCGTCTTCATGAGCGGCGGCAACGTCGTCGAGCAAGGGCCGGCGCATGAACTGCTCAGGCATCCGCAACATCCGCTGACGACGAAGTTCCTCAGCGTGATGGGCGCCGATACCGGTTTTGAACTGGCCACGAGGTCCGAAACGATATGA
- a CDS encoding ABC transporter substrate-binding protein, with translation MHTELIDYGHGRRRSAAARGRWRELVIGALCLLALLVAGTRPAMAAGTATPAECKALQAKYPQYKGKTVTNAINPHTPGYEALDPNDPSKYIGFDIDLGEAIGDCLGFKMAYKPVTFAALLTTLQSGQADIVISDIYATEERAKAADFITYSKVFDGVLVAKGNPKKITGINASMCGMTAAENTGYVEVPLINNLAPACKAAGKAEATVQLYDNNANCIQAILAGRADTYINDVNTVDQAVKAYPDKLEKATAVTLPYSVGIGVPKDKPEFRAAVMAALVALQKSGAQAELLKKWSLPSENLEAPKLIVSN, from the coding sequence ATGCATACAGAACTTATCGACTACGGGCATGGCCGGCGCCGCTCGGCGGCCGCTCGCGGGCGCTGGCGCGAACTCGTTATCGGCGCGCTCTGTCTGCTGGCGCTGCTGGTGGCGGGCACTCGCCCCGCCATGGCTGCAGGCACCGCGACGCCCGCGGAGTGCAAGGCGCTGCAGGCGAAGTACCCGCAATACAAGGGTAAAACGGTGACCAACGCGATTAACCCGCATACGCCGGGCTACGAAGCGCTCGACCCGAATGACCCGAGCAAATACATCGGCTTCGATATCGACCTCGGCGAAGCGATCGGCGATTGCCTCGGCTTCAAGATGGCCTATAAGCCGGTGACGTTCGCCGCGTTGCTGACGACGCTGCAAAGCGGCCAGGCCGACATCGTGATCTCCGACATCTACGCGACCGAAGAGCGCGCCAAGGCGGCGGACTTCATCACGTATTCGAAGGTGTTCGACGGCGTGCTGGTTGCGAAGGGCAACCCGAAGAAGATCACCGGCATCAACGCGTCGATGTGCGGCATGACTGCAGCGGAAAACACCGGCTATGTCGAAGTGCCGCTGATCAACAATCTCGCCCCCGCATGCAAGGCGGCGGGCAAAGCGGAAGCGACCGTCCAGCTCTACGACAACAACGCGAACTGCATTCAGGCGATTCTCGCGGGCCGCGCGGATACCTATATCAACGACGTGAATACCGTCGATCAGGCCGTCAAGGCCTATCCGGACAAGCTCGAAAAGGCCACGGCCGTCACGCTGCCCTATTCGGTGGGAATCGGTGTACCGAAGGACAAGCCGGAGTTTCGCGCGGCGGTCATGGCAGCGCTCGTCGCGCTGCAGAAGTCGGGTGCGCAGGCGGAACTGCTGAAGAAGTGGTCGCTGCCGTCGGAAAACCTCGAAGCGCCGAAGCTCATCGTTTCGAACTGA
- a CDS encoding methyl-accepting chemotaxis protein: protein MKTMTGWTVRGRLVAGFGSVLVAVIALAAIAIFQVENVRMRLDDIIDVNGVKERYAINFRGSVHDRSIAVRDVTLVPPDELPKVIDHINSLEADYERSAQPFSQIFEQATDVTPEERQIYGRITAARERTMPLISRIIELQKNGDTDGARKLLLADARPAFVDWLAAINTMIDYEESLSQDEGERAREISKQFRLLMATLTALACLFSAGVAWLVVRNITRSLGADPRDMIAFAESIEAGDLSRRAPVRAGDTSSVMATVTRMRNNLADIVQQVRQAAHGVADASREIAQGNGDLDERTHGQAAALEQATNALGKFDASVQSNADNAVHADELAKRASVTASEGGDAVGRVVDTMHGINTSSNRIGEIISVIDSIAFQTNILALNAAVEAARAGAQGRGFAVVAGEVRVLAQRSAEAAREVKTLVQESSARVNEGTRLVDDAGSTIAEVVSSSGSVTTIMSEINDACRQQTQQISEVRAMIDQLENGTRQNVALVQQSGAAADALLEQAERLLTAVGVFKLDGSASERNWDDAGSAFSAMASRAVPMLSAGAA, encoded by the coding sequence ATGAAAACAATGACGGGGTGGACCGTCCGGGGTAGGCTGGTCGCGGGTTTCGGATCGGTTCTTGTCGCAGTGATCGCGCTCGCCGCGATCGCAATCTTTCAGGTCGAGAACGTGCGCATGCGGCTCGACGACATCATCGATGTAAACGGCGTGAAAGAACGCTATGCGATCAACTTTCGCGGCAGCGTTCATGACCGTTCGATTGCAGTGCGCGACGTGACGCTCGTCCCGCCGGACGAACTGCCGAAAGTCATCGACCATATCAACAGCCTCGAGGCCGATTACGAGCGCTCCGCGCAGCCATTCAGCCAGATTTTCGAGCAGGCGACCGACGTCACGCCCGAAGAGCGGCAGATCTACGGGCGTATCACGGCCGCGCGCGAACGGACGATGCCGCTGATCAGCCGCATCATCGAGTTGCAAAAGAACGGCGACACCGACGGCGCACGCAAGCTGCTGCTTGCCGACGCACGGCCCGCCTTCGTCGATTGGCTCGCGGCGATCAACACGATGATCGACTATGAGGAATCGCTGAGCCAGGACGAAGGCGAACGCGCGCGCGAGATCAGCAAGCAGTTCCGTCTGCTGATGGCAACGCTCACCGCGCTCGCCTGTCTGTTCAGTGCGGGCGTCGCGTGGCTCGTGGTGCGCAATATCACGCGGTCGCTCGGCGCGGATCCGCGCGACATGATTGCGTTTGCGGAGTCGATCGAGGCAGGCGACCTGTCGCGCCGCGCGCCGGTGCGGGCCGGCGACACGTCGAGCGTCATGGCGACCGTCACGCGGATGCGCAATAACCTCGCTGACATCGTGCAGCAGGTGCGGCAAGCCGCGCACGGCGTCGCCGACGCGAGCCGCGAGATCGCGCAGGGCAATGGCGATCTCGACGAGCGCACGCACGGCCAGGCGGCCGCGCTCGAACAGGCAACCAACGCGCTCGGAAAGTTCGACGCCAGCGTGCAGTCAAACGCGGATAACGCGGTGCACGCCGACGAGCTCGCGAAGCGCGCGTCGGTGACGGCAAGCGAAGGCGGCGACGCGGTCGGCCGTGTCGTCGATACGATGCATGGCATCAATACGTCGTCGAACCGCATCGGCGAAATCATTTCGGTGATCGATTCGATTGCCTTCCAGACCAATATTCTCGCGCTCAATGCGGCTGTCGAAGCCGCACGCGCGGGCGCGCAAGGCCGCGGGTTCGCGGTGGTCGCGGGCGAGGTGCGCGTGCTTGCGCAACGCAGCGCGGAAGCCGCGCGCGAAGTCAAAACGCTCGTTCAGGAGAGCAGCGCGCGTGTGAACGAAGGAACCCGCCTCGTCGACGATGCCGGTTCGACGATCGCCGAGGTCGTCTCGTCGTCGGGCAGCGTGACGACGATCATGAGCGAGATCAACGATGCATGCCGGCAACAGACGCAGCAGATCAGCGAAGTGCGCGCGATGATCGATCAGCTCGAAAACGGCACGCGCCAGAACGTGGCGCTCGTGCAGCAGTCGGGCGCGGCGGCCGACGCGCTGCTCGAACAAGCCGAGCGTTTGTTGACGGCGGTGGGTGTGTTCAAGCTCGACGGCAGCGCTTCGGAACGCAACTGGGACGACGCCGGATCGGCCTTCAGTGCAATGGCATCGCGTGCTGTCCCGATGCTTTCAGCCGGTGCGGCCTGA
- a CDS encoding amidohydrolase family protein, which produces MANNVPSNTDDFDEPAAAPGIGRRSFMLGVPGALLAGASLASPSAGAATADASASDVHDDPVKIPSRPWKVAFEEHYMTSHFDSIVRKDTKVAARTGVYADLLDVDTKRIELMDRAGIQYAILSLNTPGIQGETDPAAAVSDARYANDELRRIVDRHPGRLGAFAALPMQDPAAAADELDRAVRELGFHAPLVNSFSNLHTENGVVYLDEPQYLPFWERVQALGVPLYLHPRNPVPSQQLMFRDHPELLAATWAYLVETSTHALRLITSGLFDRYPDLQICLGHLGESLPFMAWRVSAVYARHAHRVKLKHDLLTYLKTNFRYTTAGFFDTTATVEVMNFVGRDRVYFSTDYPWMDMVQGGQWLDNAELSDADRWRIGRMNAVELFKLKLAPTA; this is translated from the coding sequence GTGGCGAATAATGTCCCCAGCAATACCGATGATTTCGATGAACCGGCTGCCGCGCCCGGCATCGGGCGCCGTTCGTTCATGCTCGGCGTGCCCGGCGCGCTGCTAGCGGGAGCGTCGCTCGCATCGCCATCCGCAGGCGCGGCTACGGCCGATGCATCCGCAAGCGACGTCCATGACGATCCTGTCAAAATTCCGTCACGGCCGTGGAAGGTAGCCTTCGAAGAGCATTACATGACGTCGCATTTCGACAGCATCGTCCGTAAGGATACGAAAGTCGCGGCGCGCACCGGCGTTTACGCCGACCTGCTCGACGTCGACACCAAACGCATCGAATTGATGGATCGCGCGGGCATTCAATATGCGATCCTTTCGCTGAACACGCCCGGCATCCAGGGCGAGACCGATCCCGCCGCCGCGGTCAGCGACGCACGCTACGCCAACGACGAACTGCGCCGCATCGTCGACCGGCATCCGGGCAGGCTTGGCGCTTTCGCCGCACTGCCGATGCAGGACCCGGCCGCCGCCGCGGACGAACTCGATCGGGCCGTGCGCGAACTCGGATTTCATGCACCGCTCGTCAACAGCTTCTCGAATCTGCACACGGAAAACGGCGTCGTGTATCTCGACGAGCCGCAATACCTGCCGTTCTGGGAACGCGTGCAAGCGCTCGGCGTGCCGTTGTATCTGCATCCGCGCAATCCGGTGCCAAGCCAGCAACTGATGTTTCGCGACCATCCCGAGTTGCTCGCGGCAACGTGGGCTTATCTCGTCGAAACATCGACGCACGCGCTGCGTCTGATTACGAGCGGCCTGTTCGATCGCTACCCCGATTTGCAGATTTGTCTCGGCCACCTCGGCGAATCGCTGCCGTTCATGGCGTGGCGCGTATCGGCCGTCTATGCGCGGCACGCACATCGCGTCAAACTGAAACACGACCTGCTGACGTATCTGAAGACGAACTTCCGGTATACGACCGCGGGTTTCTTCGATACCACGGCGACGGTTGAAGTCATGAATTTCGTCGGCCGCGATCGCGTCTATTTTTCGACGGATTATCCGTGGATGGATATGGTGCAAGGCGGACAATGGCTCGACAATGCGGAATTGAGCGATGCCGACCGCTGGCGGATCGGGCGCATGAATGCCGTTGAGCTTTTCAAGCTCAAGCTTGCGCCAACTGCCTGA
- a CDS encoding GNAT family N-acetyltransferase has translation MNDAIRLRAATPDDEPFLIELRKITMTAHLERAGEPVDDESHRLRARSNLHIAQIVCCNGEDIGLIKLVRAETDWLLQQIQILPGHQGRGIGTAVIRAMLGEARQARVTVTLNVLHGNPARRLYERLGFQVTGETSIELKMTCRP, from the coding sequence ATGAACGACGCAATCCGCCTGCGCGCCGCAACGCCCGACGACGAACCGTTTCTGATCGAGCTGCGCAAGATCACCATGACCGCGCATCTCGAGCGCGCAGGCGAACCGGTCGACGACGAATCACACCGGCTGCGCGCGCGTTCGAACCTGCATATTGCGCAGATCGTCTGCTGCAACGGCGAAGACATCGGTCTGATCAAGCTCGTTCGCGCCGAAACCGACTGGCTGCTTCAGCAGATACAGATACTGCCCGGCCATCAAGGCCGAGGCATCGGTACAGCGGTGATTCGTGCCATGCTTGGCGAAGCGCGCCAGGCACGCGTCACCGTTACGCTAAACGTATTGCACGGCAACCCGGCGCGGCGCCTATACGAACGACTCGGCTTCCAGGTGACCGGCGAAACCTCAATTGAACTGAAAATGACCTGCAGGCCTTAG
- a CDS encoding alpha/beta fold hydrolase, with amino-acid sequence MNIRRKLAMTLAASLCGLTALATAASAATAHADIQRYTPEPMCKTMDPQTGIEATAREQIAETPRGQFAYYRLGQGSPLVLVTGFRATLTEWDAAFLTELAKHHDVIVFDNRGVGRSEADTSTFSIDDMARDTAALIDALHLQKATVVGWSMGGAIVQQLAIDSPASIGKMVLMSAPAPGSFGIPLSPQVEATLSGKPGVTLADVMGVLFPAADVSNAERCFKQDMFTPADYGKHPISSTVTAGQTEALRNWESNDQAGQALRAVRIPTLVMSGNDDTVVVQKNAEALKQLLPHARLLVVDGAGHAMMYQYPVALARTINSFAGE; translated from the coding sequence ATGAACATTCGTCGAAAACTTGCCATGACGCTGGCCGCTTCGCTGTGCGGGCTGACCGCACTTGCAACGGCGGCATCTGCAGCAACCGCGCATGCGGACATTCAACGCTATACACCGGAACCTATGTGCAAGACGATGGACCCTCAAACCGGCATCGAAGCCACCGCGCGCGAACAGATTGCTGAAACGCCGCGCGGCCAGTTCGCTTACTACCGGCTCGGCCAGGGTAGCCCGCTCGTGCTCGTAACGGGTTTTCGCGCGACGCTGACCGAATGGGACGCAGCCTTTCTCACTGAACTCGCGAAGCATCACGACGTGATTGTGTTCGACAATCGTGGTGTCGGCCGCTCGGAGGCCGATACGAGCACGTTCTCGATCGACGATATGGCGCGCGATACAGCCGCACTGATCGATGCGCTGCATCTGCAGAAGGCGACGGTGGTCGGCTGGTCGATGGGCGGTGCGATCGTTCAGCAACTGGCCATCGATTCGCCCGCGTCGATCGGCAAGATGGTGCTAATGAGCGCGCCCGCGCCCGGCAGCTTCGGCATTCCCCTCTCACCGCAAGTCGAGGCAACACTGTCCGGCAAGCCCGGCGTCACGCTGGCCGACGTGATGGGCGTACTGTTTCCCGCCGCCGATGTGAGCAACGCCGAGCGGTGTTTCAAGCAGGATATGTTCACACCGGCGGATTACGGCAAGCACCCGATTTCGAGCACCGTGACCGCGGGCCAGACCGAAGCGCTGCGCAACTGGGAATCGAACGACCAGGCGGGGCAGGCGCTGCGCGCAGTGCGCATCCCCACGCTCGTGATGAGCGGCAACGACGATACCGTAGTGGTGCAGAAGAATGCGGAAGCGTTGAAGCAGTTGCTGCCGCATGCACGCTTGCTGGTCGTCGATGGAGCGGGCCACGCGATGATGTATCAATATCCGGTGGCGCTTGCACGCACCATCAACTCATTTGCAGGCGAGTGA
- a CDS encoding response regulator transcription factor: protein MRVLLIEDDLQIGQSLLRALKDADYSVDWVRDGIAGCAAIEAAEYTVVLLDLGLPGMSGIELLKTCRSKGNPVPVLILTARDDLDARVQGLDLGADDYMLKPFQVPELLARIRAVIRRKAGYAVSRLGDEHLSLDLDKRTLCVEGVTSVLSAREFALMLAFLERPGTILSREQLEDRLYGWGKEVESNAVDVLIHSVRKKFGLSVIRNVRGLGWTVMLNDAAAKT, encoded by the coding sequence ATGCGAGTGCTACTGATTGAAGACGACCTGCAGATCGGACAAAGCCTGCTGCGTGCGCTAAAAGACGCCGATTACAGCGTCGACTGGGTGCGCGACGGCATAGCCGGTTGCGCGGCGATCGAAGCCGCCGAATACACGGTCGTGCTGCTCGATCTCGGCTTGCCGGGCATGAGCGGCATTGAACTGCTGAAAACCTGCCGCTCGAAAGGCAATCCGGTTCCCGTGCTGATCCTGACCGCACGCGACGATCTCGACGCGCGCGTGCAGGGGCTCGATCTCGGCGCCGACGACTACATGCTCAAACCGTTTCAGGTGCCCGAACTGCTCGCGCGGATTCGCGCGGTCATCAGGCGCAAGGCCGGTTATGCGGTGTCGCGTCTCGGCGACGAACATCTGAGCCTCGACCTCGACAAGCGCACGCTGTGCGTCGAAGGCGTGACGTCGGTGCTGTCCGCGCGCGAATTCGCGCTGATGCTCGCGTTCCTCGAGCGGCCCGGCACGATTCTGTCGCGCGAGCAGCTCGAAGACCGCCTGTATGGGTGGGGAAAAGAGGTGGAGAGCAATGCGGTGGACGTGCTGATCCACTCAGTGCGCAAGAAGTTCGGCCTGTCCGTCATACGCAATGTGCGCGGACTCGGCTGGACGGTGATGCTGAACGACGCCGCCGCGAAGACCTGA